One genomic window of Mogibacterium diversum includes the following:
- the larB gene encoding nickel pincer cofactor biosynthesis protein LarB: MKIAEILDKYKGGELDMAEAETLIKSSSYDEMGFAKLDTQREQRSGFPEVIFCAGKPDDYLVSIYQKMVANDGCAFGTRASQEQAALVKAAVPEAVYDPVSRILKVEPAGGYKRTGAGGVVAVCSAGTADISVAEEAAQTAEYFGAEVIRVYDIGVSGIHRLLSKVDIIRSADAVVAVAGMEGALPTVLGGLVRNPVIAVPTSVGYGANFHGLSALITMINSCANGISVVNIDNGYGAGYIATQIGRLAATGR, encoded by the coding sequence ATGAAAATAGCAGAGATATTAGATAAATATAAGGGCGGCGAGCTAGATATGGCCGAAGCTGAAACGCTTATAAAAAGTAGCAGTTATGATGAGATGGGATTCGCGAAGCTAGATACTCAGCGCGAGCAGAGATCCGGCTTTCCGGAGGTAATATTCTGCGCTGGTAAGCCAGATGATTACCTCGTTTCGATATATCAGAAGATGGTCGCAAATGACGGCTGTGCCTTCGGGACTCGGGCGAGTCAGGAGCAGGCAGCGCTCGTTAAGGCAGCTGTTCCTGAAGCGGTGTATGATCCTGTCTCGCGGATTTTGAAGGTGGAGCCTGCTGGCGGCTACAAGAGGACTGGCGCTGGTGGTGTTGTTGCCGTCTGCAGCGCAGGCACTGCCGACATATCGGTTGCAGAGGAGGCAGCGCAAACTGCAGAATATTTTGGCGCTGAGGTGATTCGCGTATACGATATAGGCGTGAGTGGTATCCACAGACTTCTGTCAAAAGTTGATATCATACGCAGCGCCGATGCCGTTGTTGCAGTTGCGGGCATGGAAGGTGCGCTACCGACAGTGCTCGGTGGACTCGTAAGAAACCCAGTAATCGCAGTGCCTACATCTGTTGGTTATGGTGCGAATTTTCACGGGCTTTCTGCCTTAATCACGATGATTAACTCATGTGCGAACGGTATCTCTGTGGTAAACATAGATAACGGGTATGGAGCAGGGTATATCGCTACGCAGATAGGCAGATTGGCGGCTACTGGAAGATAA
- the rpsF gene encoding 30S ribosomal protein S6 produces the protein MRDYEVMFILDPTLDEEVKNSTIENVKNIINEDGEAGEADVWGNKKLAYQINKKKEGFYVVVPFKASTELPKELDRRLKISDAVMRHIIVCQDEN, from the coding sequence ATGAGAGATTACGAAGTAATGTTCATTCTTGACCCAACTCTAGATGAGGAAGTGAAGAACTCCACAATCGAGAACGTTAAGAACATCATCAATGAAGATGGTGAGGCTGGCGAAGCTGATGTATGGGGCAACAAGAAGCTTGCTTATCAGATCAACAAGAAGAAAGAAGGATTCTACGTAGTTGTTCCTTTCAAGGCTAGCACTGAGCTACCTAAGGAGCTTGACAGAAGACTCAAGATTTCTGATGCGGTTATGAGACACATTATTGTTTGCCAGGACGAGAACTAA
- a CDS encoding single-stranded DNA-binding protein has product MNSVILIGRLTRDPELTYTPNNQTAVTHFSIAVDRPGTQGRDRQADFIRITVFGKQAENCDRYLSKGRQVAINGRIQTGSYKNREGQTVYTTDVIANNVEFLGGGNGGNDSGYSRRSESEPSAFNDSFSSPMEPSMPDSFEATEEDIPF; this is encoded by the coding sequence ATGAACAGTGTAATACTGATTGGAAGATTGACCAGAGACCCAGAGCTTACTTACACACCTAACAACCAGACAGCTGTTACGCACTTCAGCATTGCAGTTGATAGACCTGGAACGCAGGGTCGTGACAGACAGGCTGATTTTATCAGAATCACTGTTTTCGGTAAGCAGGCTGAGAACTGTGACAGATATCTGAGCAAGGGTCGTCAGGTAGCAATCAACGGTAGAATTCAGACGGGAAGCTACAAGAACAGAGAAGGACAGACTGTATACACTACAGACGTAATCGCTAACAACGTCGAGTTCCTCGGCGGTGGTAACGGCGGAAACGATTCTGGATATAGTCGCAGATCCGAGAGTGAGCCTAGTGCATTTAACGATAGCTTTAGCTCGCCGATGGAGCCTTCGATGCCTGATTCATTTGAGGCAACTGAAGAGGATATCCCGTTCTAA
- the rpsR gene encoding 30S ribosomal protein S18: MENNKRRGGMRRRKVCQFCADKEKKIDYKDVETLKKYTTERGKILPRRVTGTCAMHQRAVTSAIKRARVVALMPFDSEIE, encoded by the coding sequence ATGGAGAACAATAAGAGACGCGGTGGCATGAGAAGAAGAAAAGTATGCCAGTTCTGCGCAGATAAGGAAAAGAAGATCGATTACAAAGATGTAGAGACTCTAAAGAAGTACACTACAGAGAGAGGTAAGATTCTTCCTAGAAGAGTTACTGGTACATGCGCTATGCACCAGAGAGCAGTTACATCTGCTATTAAGAGAGCTCGTGTGGTAGCTCTAATGCCTTTCGATTCTGAGATCGAATAA
- a CDS encoding cupin domain-containing protein encodes MKEPMKNISKSEVLTLKNEVNYQDGQVVSKTLAQNDAVSVTLFAFDKDEEISTHESGGDAFVTCLDGVGRLTIDGIPHELHEGESIVMPAGHPHAVYGQERFKMLLVVVF; translated from the coding sequence ATGAAAGAGCCTATGAAAAACATATCCAAGTCTGAAGTTTTAACACTTAAGAACGAAGTTAATTATCAGGATGGTCAGGTGGTAAGCAAGACGCTCGCACAGAACGATGCTGTTAGTGTTACGCTATTCGCTTTTGATAAAGACGAAGAAATCAGCACACACGAATCCGGCGGAGATGCATTTGTAACTTGCCTTGACGGAGTAGGCCGCCTCACTATTGACGGAATTCCTCACGAGCTTCATGAAGGAGAATCGATTGTAATGCCTGCTGGTCATCCACATGCGGTATATGGTCAGGAGCGTTTCAAGATGCTACTCGTGGTGGTATTCTAG
- a CDS encoding cyclodeaminase/cyclohydrolase family protein: protein MANKLIDEKINDYVDALSSGAPTPGGGAVAALTAAQGAALIMMVANLTVGKKKYAEFEELNVAAIEEAKGYLDQLMAGVDEDKKAFGQVASAYGMPKETDEEKAARSEAIAIASVGAAEAPLKVMRAGTCALRLADSLIDRSNKQLVSDLYVAALNLNAGVQAAEFNVSANVPYIPDRELADSWKKESEKLSEEANAVSAKILCSKK, encoded by the coding sequence ATGGCAAATAAGTTGATAGATGAAAAAATAAATGATTACGTTGATGCGCTTAGCTCGGGAGCACCAACTCCAGGTGGTGGTGCAGTTGCGGCTTTAACTGCAGCGCAAGGCGCAGCGTTAATTATGATGGTTGCAAACCTAACTGTTGGCAAGAAGAAATACGCTGAATTTGAGGAACTCAATGTAGCAGCGATAGAGGAAGCAAAGGGATATCTAGATCAGCTGATGGCTGGAGTAGATGAAGATAAGAAAGCATTTGGGCAGGTTGCTAGTGCATATGGAATGCCAAAGGAAACTGATGAGGAGAAGGCAGCGCGCAGTGAGGCGATTGCCATCGCCTCGGTCGGCGCAGCCGAAGCCCCGCTCAAAGTCATGAGAGCGGGCACCTGCGCGCTCAGACTCGCAGATAGTCTGATTGACAGATCCAACAAGCAGCTGGTAAGCGATCTGTACGTAGCTGCTCTCAATCTAAATGCAGGCGTTCAGGCAGCAGAATTCAATGTGTCGGCGAATGTGCCATATATTCCTGATCGCGAGCTCGCAGATAGCTGGAAAAAGGAATCAGAAAAGCTGTCAGAAGAGGCAAATGCTGTATCTGCAAAAATACTTTGCAGCAAAAAATAA
- a CDS encoding TetR/AcrR family transcriptional regulator, with protein MTKRVLNKEKKRTDILDAAYELFTTLGFARTTILGIALKAGVGKGTFYLYFDSKEDVRDVLIARKSSELLLSAVESLERHIEETGDVMNLADKVLYATDCLITKLSKDIALLQFISKHLSWGLLSGSKSIKHEDDEVLDFKTFFMDIIEKEQIPIDNPELMIFTIVELINSTCHNVILMGEPVTYSDYKPYLFRTIRLIIEDAING; from the coding sequence ATGACTAAAAGAGTGCTTAATAAAGAGAAAAAACGCACCGATATTCTGGACGCGGCATATGAACTATTTACGACACTTGGATTTGCAAGGACGACTATACTAGGCATCGCATTAAAGGCAGGCGTCGGAAAAGGCACGTTCTATCTATATTTTGATAGCAAAGAAGATGTTAGAGATGTGTTAATCGCAAGAAAGTCATCTGAACTGCTCCTAAGTGCAGTTGAATCATTAGAAAGGCATATAGAGGAAACAGGCGATGTAATGAATCTCGCTGACAAAGTCTTATATGCTACTGATTGCTTGATAACCAAGCTCTCAAAGGATATAGCGCTGCTACAGTTTATATCCAAGCACCTGAGCTGGGGGCTACTGAGCGGATCGAAGAGCATTAAACATGAGGATGATGAAGTGCTCGACTTCAAGACTTTTTTTATGGATATTATCGAAAAAGAGCAGATTCCAATTGATAATCCTGAACTCATGATATTTACGATTGTTGAGCTAATTAATTCAACATGCCACAATGTTATTCTCATGGGCGAGCCTGTAACTTACAGTGACTACAAGCCTTATTTATTTAGAACCATAAGGCTGATAATTGAGGATGCGATTAATGGTTAG
- a CDS encoding efflux RND transporter permease subunit has product MNLGAKVVKHRHIIFIVSLLLLIPSLIGYKVTRINYDMLTYLPSTMDTMKGQNVLMKEFGKGGFSIVVLENMKSDDVTQLKADYSRIDGVEEVLNLEDVLDPTVPKSMLPDQVAQNLSNKDASMMVVFFSNSTSDDKTLKAVEQMRKVSDKHAYISGLSPLVEDLKNICEQEEVKYVTVAVLLSLLAMMLLLDSYIAPVLFMVSIGMAILYNMGSNIFLGEISYITKAIAAVLQLGVTMDYSIFLWHSYMEKLDSGLKEDDAMAEAIDATLVSVTGSSATTIAGFLALCFMTYTMGRDLGIVMAKGVVFGVIASVTILPVLLLKFNKLVQKTRHRSLIPDMTKVAHGLTGRYGIYIAIFCVLIGPAIYGYNHQNIVYDFTKMLSSGQNSLPAEKMQFLTANNKLSEDFGINTSYIVMADSKLSALKGKEMSDEIKKVDGVESVLGIDSIVGTSIPRSMIPSSIKSGLMSDKHQMIVINSKYKVSTNACNRQIDNVKAITHKYDKSATVIGEAPATKDLIKLTDKDFKVVNWISIGLVFLIILAVLKSVSLPFILVIAIEFAIYVNMGISGFTGLELPFIVPVCISTIQLGSTVDYAILMSTRYKTERMLGLDKRDAVSTAAAASIPSIIVSALGFFTATIGVAIYSNIGIISTLCTMMARGAIISMLTVILILPSFLMAFDNLICHTTGGLRDVYEHRQNKGTHAKGSAI; this is encoded by the coding sequence ATGAATCTAGGGGCTAAAGTCGTAAAGCACAGACACATAATTTTCATTGTATCTTTGCTACTGCTCATACCATCACTTATAGGATATAAGGTGACGAGGATAAACTACGACATGCTTACATACCTTCCATCTACTATGGATACGATGAAAGGTCAGAATGTTTTAATGAAGGAATTTGGCAAAGGCGGATTCTCGATAGTCGTGCTTGAAAACATGAAGAGTGATGATGTCACTCAGTTAAAAGCAGACTACAGCAGAATCGATGGAGTCGAAGAGGTTTTAAATCTCGAAGATGTGCTAGATCCAACAGTTCCGAAGTCTATGCTACCAGACCAGGTGGCGCAGAATTTATCAAATAAAGATGCGAGCATGATGGTCGTATTCTTCAGCAACTCGACGTCCGACGATAAGACGCTCAAGGCTGTTGAACAGATGAGGAAAGTCAGTGATAAGCACGCATATATATCTGGCTTATCACCTCTGGTAGAAGATCTAAAGAATATTTGCGAACAGGAAGAGGTCAAGTATGTTACAGTAGCTGTTTTGCTATCGCTACTCGCAATGATGCTGCTCCTCGATTCATATATAGCACCGGTATTATTCATGGTGAGCATTGGCATGGCTATTTTATATAACATGGGCTCTAATATATTCCTCGGTGAGATTTCTTATATAACCAAGGCAATAGCTGCAGTTCTGCAGCTTGGTGTAACCATGGACTACTCCATATTCCTGTGGCATAGCTATATGGAGAAACTCGACTCAGGTCTCAAGGAAGATGACGCTATGGCGGAGGCCATCGATGCTACACTCGTTTCTGTAACTGGAAGCTCGGCTACAACAATTGCAGGGTTCCTAGCACTTTGTTTCATGACGTACACGATGGGCCGTGATCTCGGAATCGTTATGGCAAAAGGTGTTGTATTTGGAGTAATAGCAAGTGTAACTATACTGCCTGTCCTTTTACTTAAATTTAATAAGCTTGTGCAGAAGACGAGACACAGATCACTAATACCAGATATGACGAAGGTGGCACACGGACTAACCGGCAGATATGGAATCTATATCGCGATATTCTGCGTGCTAATTGGACCTGCAATCTATGGATACAATCATCAGAATATCGTGTATGACTTCACCAAGATGCTATCTAGTGGACAAAACAGTTTGCCGGCAGAGAAGATGCAGTTCTTGACGGCTAATAACAAGCTAAGTGAGGATTTTGGGATAAATACTTCTTATATCGTGATGGCTGACTCGAAGCTTTCTGCATTAAAAGGCAAGGAGATGAGCGACGAGATTAAGAAGGTTGATGGCGTTGAAAGCGTGTTAGGCATAGATTCGATTGTAGGGACTTCAATCCCTAGGAGCATGATTCCGTCTTCGATTAAAAGTGGCCTGATGTCAGATAAACATCAGATGATAGTAATAAATTCGAAGTATAAGGTTTCGACAAACGCTTGTAATAGACAAATAGATAATGTAAAAGCGATTACTCATAAATACGATAAATCAGCGACTGTAATCGGAGAGGCTCCGGCAACTAAGGACTTAATAAAACTGACAGATAAGGATTTTAAAGTCGTAAATTGGATATCTATAGGGCTCGTATTCCTGATAATACTAGCTGTTCTAAAGTCCGTATCGTTACCGTTCATACTCGTAATAGCGATAGAATTTGCGATATACGTCAATATGGGGATTTCGGGCTTCACAGGTCTTGAGCTTCCATTCATAGTTCCAGTCTGCATAAGTACTATTCAGCTTGGTTCGACGGTTGATTATGCGATATTGATGTCGACAAGGTATAAGACTGAAAGAATGCTGGGGCTTGATAAGCGCGATGCGGTCAGCACAGCTGCAGCAGCTTCCATACCATCGATTATCGTGAGCGCACTCGGGTTCTTTACAGCGACAATCGGAGTGGCAATATACTCAAATATAGGCATCATTAGCACCCTCTGCACGATGATGGCACGTGGAGCGATTATAAGTATGTTAACAGTAATCCTCATACTGCCTTCATTCCTGATGGCATTCGACAACTTGATTTGCCACACTACAGGCGGACTAAGAGATGTATATGAACATAGGCAGAACAAGGGTACACACGCTAAGGGTAGCGCAATATAG
- a CDS encoding YitT family protein, translated as MKDTNSSFSSYIFSKQFLRNALTVILGNFIYAIGVAFFILPTGLITGGTTGIAIIMNHHFGITISLFVGMFNAVMFVIGFGLLGKEFALTTMISTFAFPTILGFLQKLVGSFVLTNDMFLASLFGGLCIGTSLALIIRIGASTGGMDIPPLVLNKYFKVPVSVSLYVFDFIILIGQMMFSPKRTSLYGIVLVLVYTITLDRLLAIGAAKTKLEIVTKASEEITNAILHDIDRSATLLHGKTGYLGRETDIVMTIISSRELYKVEKLVHDLDPDAFIILSKVGSVHGRGFSREKRYLEQK; from the coding sequence ATGAAAGACACTAATTCCAGCTTTTCTAGCTACATTTTTAGTAAGCAGTTCCTGCGAAATGCACTAACTGTCATATTGGGAAACTTCATTTATGCTATCGGTGTTGCATTCTTCATACTCCCGACTGGCCTTATCACCGGCGGAACTACGGGTATTGCGATTATAATGAATCACCATTTTGGCATAACCATTTCTCTGTTCGTCGGAATGTTCAACGCAGTCATGTTTGTCATAGGTTTTGGGCTGCTCGGCAAAGAGTTCGCACTCACCACGATGATAAGCACATTCGCATTCCCGACTATCCTCGGATTTTTGCAGAAGCTCGTAGGTAGCTTCGTCCTTACAAATGACATGTTTCTCGCGTCATTATTCGGCGGTCTGTGCATAGGAACTTCACTCGCGCTGATTATTAGAATTGGTGCTAGCACTGGCGGTATGGATATTCCTCCGCTCGTTCTCAATAAATATTTTAAAGTGCCTGTTTCCGTCAGCCTATATGTATTTGACTTTATAATCTTGATTGGACAGATGATGTTCTCTCCAAAGCGCACCAGCTTGTACGGAATCGTGCTCGTGCTTGTGTATACAATTACTCTCGATAGACTCCTCGCTATAGGAGCAGCTAAGACTAAACTTGAGATTGTAACTAAGGCTTCTGAAGAGATTACAAATGCTATTCTTCACGACATTGACCGAAGCGCTACACTGCTTCACGGTAAGACCGGTTACCTAGGAAGAGAGACTGATATCGTGATGACTATTATATCCTCGAGAGAGCTATACAAGGTCGAAAAGCTCGTTCATGACCTCGACCCGGATGCCTTTATCATCCTTAGCAAGGTTGGCAGTGTTCACGGCAGAGGCTTCAGCCGTGAGAAGAGATATCTAGAGCAGAAATAG
- the ndk gene encoding nucleoside-diphosphate kinase, whose translation MGIEKTYIMLKPDCVKRGLMGEVISRIERKGYKIVDAKMMNLDEAILKEHYAHLADKPFFPEIVSFMTSGPVLGMIVEGENAVQGMRIIMGVTKFEEATAGTIRGDFAHSTSENLIHGSDSLENAEIEIKRFFG comes from the coding sequence ATGGGTATTGAAAAGACATACATTATGCTTAAGCCAGACTGCGTTAAGAGAGGCCTTATGGGGGAGGTCATTTCAAGAATTGAGAGAAAGGGCTACAAGATTGTTGATGCGAAGATGATGAATCTCGATGAGGCAATTCTAAAGGAGCACTATGCGCACCTCGCTGATAAGCCTTTCTTCCCAGAAATTGTATCATTTATGACATCTGGCCCAGTCCTCGGAATGATTGTTGAAGGCGAGAATGCAGTCCAGGGAATGAGAATTATCATGGGCGTGACTAAGTTCGAAGAAGCTACAGCTGGGACTATTCGTGGCGATTTTGCACACAGCACTAGCGAGAACTTGATTCATGGATCTGATTCCCTAGAGAATGCAGAGATAGAGATTAAGCGTTTCTTCGGCTAA
- a CDS encoding LysR family transcriptional regulator, with translation MTLNQLLYIITIADEGSLNKAAEKLYMTQPSLTSSLREVESELGVTIFRRTGRGVTVTNDGAEFLQNARHLYSQYESLMGKYSDEGGLKTKFGVSTQHYSFAIKAFVEMVKKFDMNEYDFAIRETKTQEVIDDVVSLKSELGIIYLSDFNRQAISKVLRQNGLEFVPLIDCNAYAYVWKNHPLANRKSVSFDDLADYPNMTFDQGDNSTLYFAEELFADINHHHMIKVNDRATMLNLMQGLFGYTVCSGIICEELNGDDCNMVPIKDERVDTEGAMQIGYIMKKNSILSKMAELYIKEMKAYLS, from the coding sequence ATGACGTTAAACCAACTACTTTATATTATTACAATAGCTGACGAGGGTTCGCTCAATAAAGCGGCGGAGAAGCTCTACATGACCCAGCCATCGCTTACCAGTTCTTTGCGAGAGGTTGAGTCGGAGCTTGGCGTGACCATTTTCCGCAGAACTGGTAGAGGTGTCACTGTGACTAACGATGGTGCAGAGTTCCTGCAGAATGCCAGACATCTATATAGCCAGTACGAATCGCTGATGGGCAAGTACTCGGATGAGGGAGGGCTTAAAACGAAGTTCGGGGTTTCAACGCAGCATTACTCATTTGCGATAAAGGCTTTTGTGGAGATGGTAAAGAAATTCGACATGAATGAGTACGATTTCGCTATCCGGGAGACCAAGACACAAGAGGTAATCGACGATGTCGTGTCGCTAAAAAGCGAACTTGGTATCATCTACCTGAGTGATTTCAATCGTCAGGCTATCTCCAAGGTACTTAGACAGAATGGGCTTGAGTTTGTGCCGCTAATTGACTGCAACGCATATGCTTACGTTTGGAAAAATCATCCGCTGGCAAATCGCAAGAGCGTGAGCTTCGATGACCTTGCGGATTATCCGAACATGACGTTTGATCAAGGAGATAATTCGACTCTTTATTTTGCGGAGGAGCTTTTCGCAGATATCAATCATCATCATATGATTAAGGTAAACGATAGAGCGACTATGCTCAATCTGATGCAAGGATTATTCGGTTACACAGTGTGCTCGGGCATCATCTGTGAGGAGCTTAATGGTGACGACTGCAACATGGTGCCAATTAAAGACGAACGCGTGGATACTGAAGGAGCTATGCAAATCGGGTATATAATGAAGAAGAATTCCATCTTGAGCAAGATGGCGGAGCTATACATAAAAGAGATGAAAGCATATCTGAGCTAA
- a CDS encoding O-acetylhomoserine aminocarboxypropyltransferase/cysteine synthase family protein, translating to MSDIRDSKNWGFNTKQVQAGQEHADPATGARCVPIYQSASYAFDSADSAEARFALREAGSIYSRLGNPTNDVLEARVAALEGGSAALAVASGTAAIVYAIQAVAQHGEHIVAVRTLYGGSYNLFANTLPLVSGVTTTFVESDDYEGWEAAIQDNTKALYIEVVGNPNSNVTDIERIAEIAHRHGLPLIVDSTFTPPYLIKPFEHGADVVIHSATKFFGGHGSTIGGLIVDGGKFDWSASGKYPWIAEPNPSYHGLNFYEAVGPAAFAVYCRAILLRDGGASLSAFDAFLLLQGIETLSLRVERHVSNALEIVEYLDKHPQVERVHHPSLPSEPSHEIYKKYFPKGAGSIFTFDLKGGRDDAKKFIDNLPIFSDLANVADVKSLVIHPASTTHSQLSEEELYAQGITPSTIRLSIGIEDVEDLKAALDVAFEAIK from the coding sequence ATGAGCGATATTAGAGATTCAAAAAATTGGGGATTTAACACTAAACAGGTACAGGCAGGACAGGAGCATGCGGATCCAGCTACTGGCGCAAGATGCGTGCCTATCTATCAGTCGGCTTCATACGCATTCGACAGTGCGGATTCAGCAGAGGCAAGATTTGCTCTAAGGGAAGCTGGTTCCATTTATTCGAGACTCGGGAATCCTACTAACGATGTACTCGAAGCAAGAGTCGCAGCACTTGAAGGTGGATCGGCAGCGCTAGCGGTTGCTTCTGGAACGGCTGCAATCGTATATGCAATTCAGGCAGTAGCGCAGCACGGTGAGCATATCGTGGCGGTAAGAACGCTTTATGGCGGTTCATACAACTTGTTTGCAAATACCCTTCCGCTAGTTTCGGGAGTAACGACAACATTCGTTGAGTCAGATGATTATGAGGGCTGGGAAGCAGCGATTCAGGACAATACCAAGGCTCTATATATCGAAGTAGTTGGGAATCCAAACTCCAACGTTACAGATATTGAACGAATCGCAGAAATCGCACATAGACATGGGCTTCCGCTAATCGTTGACTCAACATTTACACCACCATACTTGATTAAGCCATTTGAGCACGGCGCAGATGTGGTTATCCACTCAGCTACTAAGTTCTTTGGTGGTCACGGTTCAACAATCGGTGGATTAATCGTAGATGGTGGAAAATTTGACTGGAGTGCATCTGGTAAATACCCATGGATTGCTGAGCCAAATCCATCATATCACGGACTAAACTTCTATGAAGCTGTTGGTCCTGCTGCATTTGCGGTATACTGCAGAGCTATACTGCTTAGAGACGGTGGTGCGTCACTTTCAGCCTTTGATGCCTTCCTTCTACTTCAGGGAATTGAGACACTTTCTCTCAGAGTTGAGCGCCATGTAAGCAATGCTCTTGAGATAGTAGAGTACCTCGACAAGCACCCACAGGTTGAGAGAGTTCATCATCCATCGCTACCTAGTGAGCCATCACATGAGATTTATAAGAAGTACTTCCCTAAGGGCGCAGGTTCGATTTTCACTTTCGACCTAAAGGGTGGTAGAGATGATGCGAAGAAGTTCATCGACAATCTGCCTATCTTCTCAGACCTTGCAAATGTAGCTGACGTAAAGTCGCTTGTAATTCACCCAGCGAGTACAACTCATTCGCAGCTGAGCGAGGAAGAGCTATACGCACAGGGCATCACACCTTCAACAATCAGATTATCCATCGGAATCGAGGATGTTGAGGATCTGAAGGCAGCGCTAGATGTAGCTTTTGAGGCAATTAAGTAA